One window from the genome of Leishmania mexicana MHOM/GT/2001/U1103 complete genome, chromosome 18 encodes:
- a CDS encoding cholinephosphate cytidylyltransferase A,putative, with protein sequence MSHLLEHSFLFTTEERQLIYHANSDVNTRPVSFVTRIFYPIWIRISTHLLGDLVAPNSITLAGLLSSMQAYQLINTYYHFGDSQHNSRAMLGDVKSSLQAFGLRGAGQVPLASEKTVVGEIASAYQAGPGAAAKTAKAMGAAAAAAATSAASGQILKPPEADYVDFFHTDRTVQTATVLAILLLVISIACGSLDGVHAKRCRSATSLGDIFSRICSSMARVFMALTLLEVFQIEDVCTKWYFLLALQLIELNTVLGRINASNLKKDRVKNVAYIATYCFRESELSFLMVLLLIARWFYPTACRNILGVILAKAQVGYNTLVVATFMSIALLKMKKLYKGIILLCLAARVLPLFYLLPLSQYSLLSVIGDAMIVGLLSIEVYVSHLAQRRIHAAVFFLCLGSLLNDVLSVAGSIMYLIAMLVDLSYSLNVPLFTPVRNVFIDGVFDLCHAGHKKLMANALKFGNRLIVGVCGDEECASYKRPPIMTTEERINEVRLCKYVSEVIPNSPVTGITAEMIRYYNIHVVVCGEEYNTPTDTYYAVPRRMGILRTVPRTPGISTSVLISRIRAASDSSIGAKDTKSDKTTVKDSA encoded by the coding sequence ATGTCGCATCTACTTGAGCACAGCTTCCTTTTCACCACAGAGGAGCGACAGCTCATCTACCATGCCAACAGTGACGTCAACACCCGCCCCGTGAGCTTCGTCACTCGCATCTTCTACCCCATCTGGATTCGCATCAGCACGCATCTGCTCGGCGATCTCGTGGCGCCGAACTCCATCACATTGGCAGGGCTTCTTAGCAGCATGCAGGCGTACCAGCTCATTAACACGTACTACCATTTTGGCGATTCGCAGCACAACTCGCGTGCGATGCTGGGCGACGTGAAGTCGTCGTTGCAGGCGTTTGGGCTCCGTGGCGCCGGCCAGGTACCCCTCGCATCTGAGAAGACTGTCGTAGGAGAGATAGCCTCTGCCTACCAAGCCGGaccaggcgctgcggccaaGACGGCCAAGGCCAtgggtgctgccgctgccgccgctgccacaaGTGCCGCGAGCGGTCAAATCTTAAAGCCTCCAGAGGCCGACTACGTGGACTTTTTCCACACTGACCGCACGGTGCAGACGGCCACGGTCCTGGCGATTCTGCTCCTGGTCATCTCTATCGCGTGCGGCTCCCTGGACGGCGTGCACGCGAAGCGCTGTCGCAGTGCCACCAGCCTGGGTGACATCTTCTCCCGCATCTGCTCCTCTATGGCACGCGTCTTTATGGCGCTAacgctgctggaggtgtTTCAAATCGAGGACGTGTGCACGAAGTGGTATTTCCTGCTCGCCCTGCAACTGATTGAGCTGAACACGGTGCTTGGCCGCATCAACGCGTCGAACTTGAAGAAGGACCGCGTGAAGAATGTGGCGTACATTGCGACGTACTGCTTCCGCGAATCGGAGTTGTCGTTCCTCATGGTGCTGCTCCTCATCGCCCGCTGGTTCTACCCCACCGCGTGCCGCAACATCCTCGGCGTCATCTTGGCAAAGGCGCAGGTTGGCTACAACaccctcgtcgtcgccacctTCATGAGCATTGCTCTTCTCAAGATGAAAAAGCTGTACAAGGGGATTATTTTGCTCTGCCTcgccgcgcgtgtgctgccgctcttcTACCTCTTGCCGCTAAGCCAGTACAGCTTGCTGAGCGTCATTGGCGATGCCATGATTGTCGGGTTGCTGTCCATCGAGGTGTACGTCAGCCACCTCGCCCAGCGCCGCATCCACGCCGcagttttttttctgtgccTCGGTTCGCTTTTAAACGACGTGCTCTCTGTGGCCGGGTCTATCATGTACTTGATTGCCATGCTGGTGGACTTGTCGTACTCGCTGAACGTACCGCTTTTCACGCCTGTGCGTAACGTGTTCATCGACGGCGTCTTCGACCTCTGCCACGCCGGACACAAGAAGCTGATGGCCAACGCCCTCAAGTTCGGCAACCGTCTCATTGTTGGCGTCTGCGGCGATGAGGAGTGCGCCTCATACAAACGCCCACCGATCATGACCACCGAAGAGCGCATCAATGAGGTGCGCCTGTGCAAGTACGTCTCAGAAGTGATTCCCAACTCACCGGTGACAGGCATCACGGCGGAGATGATCCGGTACTACAATATACACGTAGTTGTCTGTGGCGAGGAGTACAACACGCCGACAGACACGTACTACGCGGTACCGCGCCGCATGGGCATCCTGCGCACAGTGCCAAGAACTCCCGGCATCTCCACCAGCGTTCTCATCTCGCGCATCCGTGCCGCCAGTGACAGCTCAATAGGGGCGAAGGACACGAAGAGCGACAAGACAACGGTGAAGGACAGCGCATGA